The nucleotide sequence TCGATCAAGGTAAATGCCCGGAACATCGCTTAAGAACACCAGTTTTTCAGCTTGAATGAGTCTGGCTACTGCCGCCGCTGCGGTATCCGCGTTGACGTTCAGCTTGCCACCCTGATCATCCAGTGCCACCGAAGGAAGCACGGGGATCTGGTCAGCACGGCAAGTCATCAGCAGCAGGTCCCGATCAATGTCGGTCACTTCTCCGACACGGCCCAGGTCAATCGGTTCGCCCTGTTCGCCGGGAAGCGTCAGGCGTTTCCCTTTCAGACAGTTCACCGTCAGGTAGCTCAACGCACGGGCGTCGCCTCCCTGGCGAATAATTTCGTCGACGAGGTTTTGACAGATTTCACCGGCGAGTACCCGGGCGACAATCTCCAGTGTCTCGTCGTCGGTATAGCGCCGTCCCTGCACGAAACGCGGCGGAATGCCCGCCTTGGACATCGCGGCATTAATCGCTTTGCCCCCCCCATGGACCAGAATCGGCCGCATGCCGACCGACGACATGAAGATCACGTCGGTCAGAAAATGCTTCACGGCTTCCGCTTCGTCCATCGCGCTGCCGCCGAGCTTGATCACGACGTGGCGACCGCGGAATCGGCGAATCCACCCGAGGGCTTCGAGTAAGACACCGGCTTTGCGAACAGCTTCTTCGAAGTTTTGAGACATTTTGCTCACGCGGCCAGAGACAATAAGGGTGAAAAACCTGAATTCTAGGGTTTCGCTGAGATAAGTGTCAATTCGGCAGATTTTCTGAACTGGAACTTCGCCATGGATGAGAAATCCCTGGCGCGGTTTTGCCGATTGGCGATTGTTGAGCGGGCTCGAGCCGTTTCGTAATGAGCATCTTGCCTGAGCACCTTACTTGAACATCTTCCATTTGGGGGATTTTCTGAATGGCGGAAGTTCTTTTTTAGTAATTATTTATGGCAAATGTGTCGTGTCAGGGCTTTAAAGTGAAAGGAAGATGCTCCTGGAAAATCTGAGCACCTTCCTTTTCCAGCGTGTCTCCCGCGATCAGGCTGGCGGTTCGCCAAATCTCCGTTTCTCTTTTCGATATACGGTTCGTTCGTACGTTTCGCTGGCTGGTGTTTTACGAGTTCATCAATGACAAGTGAAGCAGGGGGTGAGGGCTGCGAACTGACGTGCTCAACACCCGATGCACAGGTGCTGAGGGGACCTGCACAAAGTGGAATGCCATCGATTCCAGGTGTTCGTGGCGGGAAACGAGCAAACGTCTCTGGAGCGACATCCCGCTTTCATTGAAAGAGGGGATTGCTCAATTCCCAGAGCAACTGAGCTCGCTGACATGGTGACCCGTGGGCCGAACAGGGGCTCTCGCTCGCACGTGGATGCCGTCCTTTGCCTCGGTACTGTCGGGCTCGTTTTCTTAATTTTAAAAAATAGAAACGGTGCGTCAAGATGTGTTGACGCATTCATGCGTATTCGCTCGGGAAAGCGACCCGCAGGGTCTGGCGATTGACGAAGGAGAGGTGAGAAAATCGGCTGTGGCGGATCCGTTCCGGGGGGCTACACGTCGAGGTAAACCCATCGACGGAAAAAACAAGAGCGGCCAGAATCATCAGGGCTGATGCACTGAGGTGATTCTGGCCGCTCTCGCTGCATTTCTTGAGAGAGGAGTTCCTCCCGGGAGGCAGACCTGCCGGGCGAACTCCTTCTGAGTCAAGTGAATGGCTACCCGCTCTGTCTATCGGCCGAGCATCTTGGCGATGACATAGATCACGAAGGCTCCGAAGAATCCCCCTCCTAACAGCAGATAGACCAGAGAATATTCGGCGGCGGCAATGATCAGTGGGACGTCGAGTGGTGTCATTTGAGTTACCCCTTATTGTGAAAGTGAGTCGCGATGTAGGTGAGGCAATTGCTTGGCAGAAGGTAAACGCAAGATGTGTGCCGAACGGAATTCATTACTCACAAGGGCTCTTTCGGGGGCATCATCGTGCTATGGCTGAACATCTCTCCCAGACGCCTGCTCGGCGGCCCTACGATTCGCACGATGATCGTCCAATCGCTTCGGAAACAGGGGGAAAACGGGGTGAAGAAGCTCTCAGGGGATGAAGAACTCGAGCTGTAGGAAGAACGCCGAACTGCTCTTTCAGCCGAACGAGAGGAAGGTCTGCGGAGACATCTCTCGGTATCGGAATCACTCAGGGCGAATCAGCTCAGTCCCGCTCTGCGCCAAGCCTCGTAACCCCCTCATCTCGACCACCAGGGCGCGGATCGCTCCCAGAGGCTCTCCTGATTCGCCCTTCGTCCCCTGATACCTGTTCGGGCAATGAGATGCCGGGCGGGAGTATGGAAAGTCCCCTAGCGAATGGGAGTGAGGAGCAGCGTGAGGGGGGGCTAAGAGCCATCGGCCACGCTCATCAAGGTTGATGGATCGCGTTCGAAGACCTCGATCTACCAGCCTGTTGAAAAACTCCCAAAAGCCAATATCCCTGATATACTCAACGGGCCTTGTTGAGAAGATGGTATCTGGAGGATTTGGCGGTGTCGCTGGGGAAGCGTGAATCAGAGAGTCAACGGGAATTCTGGCTGGAGACGGATCGTCTGGCGACCGGTCCAGGACATGTGTTTTACGACAAACTCAATCGCTTGCTGCGTGAACACGGGTTTGATCTGTTCGTCGAGCAGTTGTGCCAGCCGCACTACAAGAGTGGTGGCCGCCCTTCGATTCCTCCAGGCGTCTACTTTCGAATGCTGATGATTGGCTATCTGGAAGGGATCGACTCTCAGCGGGGAATCGCCTGGCGGTGCGAAGACTCCTTGGCGCTGCGGCGTTTTCTGGGAATCAGCCTGTCGGAAGAGACTCCTGACCACAGCAGTCTGACTCGTATCCGTGATCGGTTACCGCTGTCGGTTCACGAGGAAGTCTTTCAGTACATCCTGTTTGTGATCGAGGAACAGGGCCTACTGAAGGCCAGGACGGTCGGAGTGGACTCAACGTACCTGGAAGCCAACGCGGCGATGAAGTCCATTATCCGCAAAGATACGGGGGAAGACTGGAAGGAGTACCTGAAGCGGTTGATGAAGGAAGAGGGCCTGCTGGGAGAGGGAGATGACGACCCGACGGATGAGGAACTGCGGCGGTTCGACCAGCAGCGAGCGAAACGAGGAAAGAAGAAGGTCTCCAACGCCGAATGGGCCTCACGTACCGATCCTTCCAGTAAAATTGTGAAGATGAAGGACGGGCGCACTCACCTGGGCTACAAGGCCGAGCACGTCATTGATCTGGAGAGTGAAGTCATCCTGTCCGCGACCGTTTACACGGGAACGGAAGGGGATTCGCAGACATTACTGGCGAGCGTTCTGACGGCTCAAACACACTTGGAACAGAGCGGAAGTTCCCTGAAGATTGAAGAGGTGGTGGCTGACAAGGGGTATCACACGAACGAGCAGTTAGCCGGGGCAGAGGAGATGGACCTGCGGACCTATATCCCCAAGCCGAAGTCCCGTTACCGCCGTCGCTGGAAAGACAAACCTGTCGAGCAGCATAGGGCGGTGGCAAACAACCGCCGCCGGATGACTCGGGCGAAGGGAAAGAGCTTGCAGCGTGCTCGCAGCGAGAAGGTGGAGCGAAGTTTTGCCCACGTCTGTCGGACCGGGGGATCTCGAAGGACATGGCTACGAGGCCTGGCCAAGATCAACAAACGCTATCTGATGGTGGCTGCCACCCGGAATCTGGGAATCTTGATGCTCAAGCTGTTCGGAATGGGCAAACCGAGGACGCTGCACACGGCCAGGGGCCGTATTTCGGCCATTATTCCGGTCTATAGTTCACTCAAAATCGCTCTCTGGAGCCATCATCGGCGACACTTCCCTCTACCGGCTACTTGCATGGCCTTCTGAGTCTGTCCGCCACATTTTCTCGCAAATACGAAAATCGGATGAAACCTCTGAAATTCACAGATTCTTCAACAGGCTGCTACAACTGAACCCGCCGTATTAAGGTTAGTCTTTGGAGCCCTCTCCTTGAAGTTGCTCTGGCGGAATAAACGAAGACCCGTCGAGGGTCTCTTGATCGACCATCGACGGGTCTAATTGAAATAATCACTGACTATTTGCGAATATGTAGTCTGCTTGGTGCTATCGCTCTCTCGGCCCGGGCTTACGGAAATCAGTGGCGATGTAACGTCACTTCCGGATTTCGCGACCAGTGACCCGGGATTGAATCCCGTCGGCCTCAGGCGTCTTGTGAGAAGATCAGCATCGAATAGGGGCCGATGGAGATCGGGGCGGAACATTCATAACCGTCCCGTGCCTCGTCCTGGGTAGTGACGTCGCTGCTGGGGATGTTAGCAAAGTCCGCACTGTAACCTTTCCAGTCCGAATTCAGGCGCAGTTTCCAGGTCCCCTCCGCAGGGAACCCCAGGAGATAATCACTCCGTTCCTCGTTGGCGAGGTTCAACACCACAATGACATCGTCACCGGGACCATGATCGTACCAGCGGTGAAAGGCCAGCAGGTTGTCAGCGGGATTCGAGTGGAACACGTGACAACCTGATCCACACAATCCCCGGGTCTTGCCTGTCTGGTTCAGCCTCAGCCGGATCAGGTCACGGTAAAGTCGCACAATTCCGCTGTACTCTTCGGTATGCGCCCAGTCGAGGGGGACGGTGTCCTGAAACCAGCCCCCCTCAAGAAATTCCTGTCCCTGAAACAGCATGGGAACCCCTGCCGCGGTGAAGACGAGACCTGCGGCGAGCGTGGACCGCTTTTTCGCGAAGTAGTTGCCCGGATCCTCGGGATCAATTTCCGAAGGGACACGTTGTTTACCGTTGGCAACCTCGTCGTGGGATTCGCTGTAAATCACCCGCTGGAAGGGATCGCCATTGTAGGAGGCCAGCAGGGCACTGATGACGCTGTCGAGCGAGCGATCCTGATCCTCAACCGTCGTGACCGTCGCACGGATGGGGTGGACAAACTGAGCATCCCATTGCAGGTGAAAGCCAGCGCCTCCTTCAGCCGGATCCTTGGTTAACCAGTCATTGTTCTGAAGATCCTCTGCGATCAGCAGTTTCGCCGGATACTTGGCGCGGATTGCCCCGTTCATCCCCTGAATCAGGTTCCAGCCATCGGGTAACTCGGCCTGGGGGTCGCTGTCTCCCCGAACAGTTCGAATGAACAATGTCATGTCGTAACGGAGTCCGTCGAGGTGAAAATCCTCCAGCCAGAAGTTGGCGTTGTCCTCGATGAAGCGTCGGACTTCTTTTCGTCCGTAATCGGGACGATTCCGTCCCCAGGGCGTTTCGGCGCGCCAGTCGTTGTAGAAGTAGATACCCCCACCGTCGTTCTCACTCCAGCCATCGAATTGCCACAGGTCCAGATCACTCGGGCCAAAATGGTTGTAGACAACATCCAGGATGACGGCGATGCCGCGGCGATGTGCTTCTTTCACGAATTGCTTGAGCGCTCGTGGGCCGCCGTAAGTTGTTTCGACGGCGAAAATGTGTGCCGGGTTGTAGCCCCACGAGTAGTCCCCCGCGAATTCTGCAGTCGGCATGACTTCGATGGCGTTCACACCAAGCTGCACGAGATGATCAAATTTTTCGATCGCTTCTTCGAAGCCACCCGGGTGATCGGGGGTGGTGGGGTTATAAGTCCCGATATGCATTTCATAGATGACGAGTTCATTACGTGGGGGCATGACAAAGGCATCACCTTCCCAGTCGAAGCTCCTGTCCGAGATCACACCGTTGCCGATGGAGTTCGTCACTTCCCGGGCATAAGGGTCAATGCGGAGAAGTTCCTGGTCTCCGTTAATGATTCGAAAACGATACTCATCGCCGAACTTGGCATTCGCAACTTTCGTCGACCAGTGATCTGCTTCATCTCGGACGAGTGGGTTCGCCTCTCCGTTCCAGTCATTGAATGTGCCGACGACAGAAACCTGTTGAGCGTGAGGTGCCCAGACACGAAATGTCACTCCATCATTCTCCACGGTGGCGCCCATGGGGGACGGTGATTGATGAGTTGGCCCGCTTTCAGACATGAAGGTTCTCCGGAAGATTGGGACGATTTGTAAGTAAGGTGATTGAGGAATGGGATCAATCCATGAGCGCATTCTCGACGATCGCACCGAGAATGCGCGTGAGAAAAGAAGTGATCTCACGCAAAGAGACTGCTGACGTGGAGGTCAGTCGTTGGCTTGTCCCACTGGGGCAGACAGCATTGTTGCAATGACATGGCATCCTGCTGACTCGGACATCAGTGACAGAAGGCCATAGAAGCATTTCGCTGAATTTAATTCGGCACTCGTCACGTCATTCAGCAGCGCGAGGCGCGGACAGCCATCCACGCCTCTTCCTTTTTTCGACTGCACGAGATCCTGACGTAGACCATGCAAATACGAGGCTATCGGTCGATGTTGCCAGAGGGCATGCCGCGGTCATCGCGGTTGCCCACGTTCAGGCCACGGGCCTTTGCCCCTGAGTCCTGCCGATCGACATTGACTGACCGTCGGCTGGACGCCACGGCGCTGGAGATGACGGAGGCGGAGCCAACCACTGCGACCGCAATCCAGGCAGTCATCGCGACTCGCTCGTGATTGGTAAGCGATGTCGTCACCGCGGCGGCAACGGCGAGTCCCAGTGGGACGACCGAACCAGCAGCAACAACCTTCCAGGAATTGGGCTGTGGCTCACGCTCAATACTTCGCTCAAGTGATCTTTCATGGGATCGATCCTGAAACTGCTCACGACCTCGCTCGAGCGAACGGGTCGGCACTTCGGGCCTTTCCGCGTTGACTGTGGATATCGACATGATTTTCCTCCTTTGAAAGAGCCCGCTTCCGTCACGCGACGGGCGTTGGGTTACTCGTAGATGCGTCATCAGGGTAGCAAGATTGCGGCCTGATTCGATCCGCAATTTTGCACGTCGGATCGCTCTGGGAGATGTTCTCGCCCGCTTACCACTCGGTGCGAGTCACATGTTCCCCGGCGTTGAGAGTCATCAGATCAACAACTTCATCCCCGTCTTCAGGACGGGTTTGCACACTGATCACGGCGCCCCCATCGAACAAGGCCTGGCGATAGTCCTCTGCAACAGGGGCGGGAACTCCGATACCGGCCAACCCGCCGATGATTCCACCCGCTAAAGCCCCGGCACCACCGCCAGCGAAGGCAGCCATGAGGGGGCCGGCCACGACGAGGCTAAGGCCGGGAATAACGACGGTGGTTCCTGCGGCGGCCAGTGCGGCGAGTGTCGCACCCGCAATCGTGCCGATACTGCCACCCAGGCCCATCCCTTCGGGCGAGAGGGTCTGTGTTGCCTGTTTGGTTTTCCGCTGAGTGCAGATGGCGACTGCAGCCACATTAGGACCTTCATTGTCCATCGATTCGACGCGGGCCTCGATCTCTTCGTCCGGTTCCTCTCCACCCGAGAAGACCTGAGTTCGAGTCTCATCGGACATCATCAGATTGATGTCGCTGGACTTAAACCCTCGACGGAGCAGGTCCAGGTAGCAATTGTTGGCATCGGCGTGATTACGAAAAACACCGATCACTGCGGTTTGATGGGTCGTGGCTGTCATGGTCAATGTTCCTTCACAGAGGTCTTACCCAAGTCCATCTGTCGAGTACCGACCCGACACGGAGCGAGGATCTCAAAGTCAATCTTGTCGAATCGGCACCGCCAGGTTTCCCGATACCCCGACAATGCGGAGGAGAAACGGGCCTTGCTGTCTGGCCTCAGCTAATCGAGCTTCGAGCGTCAGCGTTGCTTGTCCACTTTCGATGTAGGTGGAAAGAAGGCAGCGGTCACGCGATAAGGGACTGCTTCATTCCGAAGTGATCATTAAGCAGAAGGCGTGCCAGAGACTTGAGAAGGTAGGGACTGGCACCCCTTTATCCGACATGGCCCGGGTCAAAGATCTGGCGAACGTCGCTGATCAGCGGCAAGAGAGGTGATTGCGCCAACGGGACTTGTGACGACCCGCAACACGGCTGCGGAGGGCATTCGGACCTTTCGAAACATTCAGGAAGAGTTCCGGTTGGGCTGTGTGGTGATGCACCAGTCCGTTCGTCCGTTAGTCGGGCCGCTATACCAGTTCTCTATGAGCGTCCCTACTTTGGCTTGGTCCCCCAAAAGGATGGATTGGTAAGTAATGGGTCACCAACCGTAGCACGCAGAATTCCCCTCTTCGGGTTGATTTGACTCCCCTGTCCTGGCATCCCCTTACAAGGGAAGTCGCTTGTTGGAAGCGGATGGGGGGTGGTGACTGTTGGGGAACCTCTCGTTGACGCCGCCGCACCGAACGGCGCGAATTCGCGGCAACCGCGGATTCCTCATCACGGAGCGGACGTTCCGCAATCGTGATGAGGCAAGCTGGGAACTCTACCGCGGTATCTTAGTGGGCGGGAATCTGCGTTATTCGTGTTACGAGAGAAATCACTATCTCGTACGATCAGCTACGTATAGCGGCCCAACTTATTTGGTCGAGGGGAACAGGAACTGGTGCGGTAGAGTCACTGAAGTTTGTACGTCCCAGAATCAGCGTGGAACGAAACCGCTCATTCTCAGAGTTTCCGGGAGAAAGTATGGTAATCCAATCAGTAGCTCAGAAAGGCCTGATTTACAGGCGTACGGACCTTGCCTGATGAACTCCGGACGGCCCTCCCGTCGCAAATTCCGAGTGGCGGTTTTTAGTCTTGGCATCCTGTTTGCAATCGGATGAAGGCAGAAGCAAGCCGCTTTAGGCACGTTGGTT is from Schlesneria sp. DSM 10557 and encodes:
- the argB gene encoding acetylglutamate kinase, coding for MSQNFEEAVRKAGVLLEALGWIRRFRGRHVVIKLGGSAMDEAEAVKHFLTDVIFMSSVGMRPILVHGGGKAINAAMSKAGIPPRFVQGRRYTDDETLEIVARVLAGEICQNLVDEIIRQGGDARALSYLTVNCLKGKRLTLPGEQGEPIDLGRVGEVTDIDRDLLLMTCRADQIPVLPSVALDDQGGKLNVNADTAAAAVARLIQAEKLVFLSDVPGIYLDRKDPSTLQSHLTAARCRELIREGIIDAGMVPKVEAALEALEAGVQKVHIIDARIPHSVLLEIYSNEGIGTEIVL
- a CDS encoding transposase, encoding MSLGKRESESQREFWLETDRLATGPGHVFYDKLNRLLREHGFDLFVEQLCQPHYKSGGRPSIPPGVYFRMLMIGYLEGIDSQRGIAWRCEDSLALRRFLGISLSEETPDHSSLTRIRDRLPLSVHEEVFQYILFVIEEQGLLKARTVGVDSTYLEANAAMKSIIRKDTGEDWKEYLKRLMKEEGLLGEGDDDPTDEELRRFDQQRAKRGKKKVSNAEWASRTDPSSKIVKMKDGRTHLGYKAEHVIDLESEVILSATVYTGTEGDSQTLLASVLTAQTHLEQSGSSLKIEEVVADKGYHTNEQLAGAEEMDLRTYIPKPKSRYRRRWKDKPVEQHRAVANNRRRMTRAKGKSLQRARSEKVERSFAHVCRTGGSRRTWLRGLAKINKRYLMVAATRNLGILMLKLFGMGKPRTLHTARGRISAIIPVYSSLKIALWSHHRRHFPLPATCMAF
- a CDS encoding alpha-amylase family glycosyl hydrolase, which translates into the protein MSESGPTHQSPSPMGATVENDGVTFRVWAPHAQQVSVVGTFNDWNGEANPLVRDEADHWSTKVANAKFGDEYRFRIINGDQELLRIDPYAREVTNSIGNGVISDRSFDWEGDAFVMPPRNELVIYEMHIGTYNPTTPDHPGGFEEAIEKFDHLVQLGVNAIEVMPTAEFAGDYSWGYNPAHIFAVETTYGGPRALKQFVKEAHRRGIAVILDVVYNHFGPSDLDLWQFDGWSENDGGGIYFYNDWRAETPWGRNRPDYGRKEVRRFIEDNANFWLEDFHLDGLRYDMTLFIRTVRGDSDPQAELPDGWNLIQGMNGAIRAKYPAKLLIAEDLQNNDWLTKDPAEGGAGFHLQWDAQFVHPIRATVTTVEDQDRSLDSVISALLASYNGDPFQRVIYSESHDEVANGKQRVPSEIDPEDPGNYFAKKRSTLAAGLVFTAAGVPMLFQGQEFLEGGWFQDTVPLDWAHTEEYSGIVRLYRDLIRLRLNQTGKTRGLCGSGCHVFHSNPADNLLAFHRWYDHGPGDDVIVVLNLANEERSDYLLGFPAEGTWKLRLNSDWKGYSADFANIPSSDVTTQDEARDGYECSAPISIGPYSMLIFSQDA